From the genome of Virgibacillus proomii, one region includes:
- the rpmI gene encoding 50S ribosomal protein L35 produces the protein MPKMKTHKGSQKRFKKTGTGKLKRGHAYTSHLFAHKSQKQKRKLRKTTTVSAGDYRRIKTMLPYK, from the coding sequence ATGCCAAAAATGAAAACTCATAAAGGCTCACAAAAACGCTTTAAAAAAACAGGTACCGGGAAATTAAAACGCGGGCATGCTTATACGAGCCACTTGTTTGCACATAAATCACAAAAACAAAAACGTAAACTGCGTAAAACTACTACAGTATCAGCTGGAGATTACAGAAGAATTAAAACAATGCTTCCTTATAAATAA
- the thrS gene encoding threonine--tRNA ligase has protein sequence MTEQLTFIFPDGAEKAFPTGTTGEEIAASISSGLKKQALAIKLDDKLFDLRRELDHGGRIEIITYKDDEGIEIMRHSTAHLMAQAIKRLYKDVNFGVGPVIEEGFYYDFDMEHSVTPEDLAKIEKEMKRIVDEALEIERVEVSREEAKKMFQDDQLKLELIDAIPEGEQVTIYKQGEFFDLCRGVHVPSTNKIKAFKLLSISGAYWRGDSNNKQLQRIYGTAFQKQSEVEAYLKILEERKERDHRKLGKELGIFTVSQKVGQGLPLWLPKGATIRRIIERYIVDLEERLGYDHVYTPVLGSVELYKTSGHWDHYKEDMFPEMKMDNEELVLRPMNCPHHMMIYKNQLYSYRNLPVRIAELGMMHRYEMSGALAGLQRVRAMTLNDAHIFARPDQLKDEFIRVVELVQKVYEDFGITDYYFRLSYRDPEDKEKYVDNDAMWEKAQAMLKETMEDLKVDYVEAEGEAAFYGPKLDVQVKTALGKDETLSTVQLDFHLPERFDLTYIGEDGQPHRPVVIHRGVVSTMERFVAFLIEEYKGAFPTWLAPEQVRVIPVSPKAHLDYAKQVAEKLRLEGIRVSVDERDEKIGYKIREAQTQKIPFALVLGDHEMNDQAVNIRRYGEKETETISLDAFAAMIKQEIDNKVLNKASK, from the coding sequence GTGACTGAACAATTAACATTTATTTTTCCAGATGGTGCGGAAAAAGCATTTCCTACAGGAACTACCGGAGAAGAGATTGCAGCTTCTATTTCTTCGGGATTGAAAAAGCAGGCATTAGCTATTAAATTGGACGACAAGCTATTTGATCTAAGAAGAGAATTAGATCATGGTGGTCGTATCGAGATTATTACTTATAAAGATGATGAAGGTATTGAAATAATGCGTCATTCGACCGCCCACCTAATGGCACAGGCAATAAAAAGGCTTTATAAAGACGTCAACTTTGGCGTAGGTCCAGTTATTGAGGAAGGATTCTATTATGATTTTGATATGGAACATTCTGTCACACCAGAGGATCTTGCTAAAATTGAAAAGGAAATGAAGCGGATTGTAGATGAAGCTCTAGAAATTGAGCGGGTCGAAGTGTCACGAGAAGAAGCCAAAAAAATGTTCCAAGATGATCAACTAAAACTAGAGTTGATTGATGCTATTCCTGAAGGTGAACAAGTCACTATTTACAAGCAGGGTGAGTTTTTTGACTTGTGTCGGGGGGTTCATGTTCCTTCAACGAATAAGATTAAAGCCTTTAAGTTGTTAAGTATTTCCGGAGCTTACTGGCGAGGGGACAGCAATAATAAACAGTTACAACGAATTTACGGGACAGCATTTCAAAAGCAAAGCGAAGTTGAAGCGTATTTAAAGATCCTCGAAGAACGAAAGGAACGAGATCATCGTAAACTTGGAAAAGAGTTAGGTATTTTTACAGTGTCACAAAAAGTGGGGCAAGGATTGCCATTATGGCTGCCTAAAGGTGCAACCATTCGTCGGATCATTGAGCGCTACATTGTTGATTTAGAAGAACGACTTGGTTACGACCATGTATATACACCCGTATTAGGTAGTGTCGAGTTGTATAAAACAAGTGGTCATTGGGATCATTATAAAGAAGATATGTTTCCTGAAATGAAAATGGATAATGAAGAACTTGTTCTTCGTCCGATGAATTGCCCACATCATATGATGATTTATAAAAATCAGTTGTATAGTTATCGTAATCTGCCTGTCCGTATTGCTGAATTGGGAATGATGCATCGTTATGAAATGTCTGGCGCACTTGCTGGCCTGCAGCGCGTACGGGCAATGACTTTAAATGATGCGCATATTTTTGCACGTCCTGATCAATTAAAGGATGAGTTTATCCGAGTTGTAGAATTGGTACAAAAGGTGTATGAAGATTTCGGTATTACGGATTATTATTTCCGACTTTCGTATCGTGATCCTGAGGATAAAGAAAAGTATGTGGATAATGATGCCATGTGGGAAAAAGCACAAGCGATGTTAAAAGAAACAATGGAAGATTTAAAGGTGGATTATGTGGAAGCTGAAGGTGAAGCAGCGTTTTATGGACCGAAGCTTGATGTACAAGTGAAAACAGCACTTGGAAAAGATGAAACATTGTCCACAGTTCAACTTGATTTCCATCTTCCAGAACGTTTTGACTTAACCTACATTGGCGAAGATGGACAACCTCATCGTCCAGTCGTTATTCACCGTGGTGTGGTTTCTACAATGGAGCGTTTTGTAGCATTCTTAATTGAAGAATATAAAGGAGCATTTCCGACTTGGCTTGCACCAGAACAAGTCAGAGTAATCCCTGTTTCGCCAAAAGCTCATCTTGATTATGCGAAACAGGTTGCAGAAAAGTTAAGGCTGGAAGGCATAAGAGTTTCGGTAGATGAACGGGATGAAAAGATCGGCTATAAAATCCGCGAAGCACAAACACAAAAAATACCTTTTGCATTAGTCCTTGGTGATCATGAAATGAACGACCAAGCAGTGAATATTCGCCGTTATGGAGAGAAGGAAACAGAAACGATTTCTCTTGATGCATTTGCCGCTATGATTAAACAGGAAATCGACAATAAAGTGTTAAATAAAGCTTCGAAATAA
- a CDS encoding DUF1294 domain-containing protein, with the protein MEIWNSLLPYLIGVNSITFLLMGIDKQKAKKQQYRIPERTFWLLAVVGGVLGVWLGMKVFHHKTKHITFNIGAPVLLIVQIGIITWYFFVQ; encoded by the coding sequence ATGGAAATTTGGAATAGTCTTTTACCATATTTAATTGGTGTAAATAGTATTACCTTTTTATTGATGGGAATCGATAAACAAAAAGCTAAAAAACAGCAGTATCGAATACCTGAACGGACATTTTGGCTTCTGGCAGTAGTTGGTGGGGTTCTCGGGGTTTGGCTCGGAATGAAGGTTTTTCATCATAAAACAAAGCACATCACTTTTAACATAGGAGCACCTGTATTATTAATTGTTCAAATTGGTATTATTACTTGGTATTTTTTTGTACAGTAA
- the ytxC gene encoding sporulation protein YtxC gives MELFIESDKEVIRFCERMRQHNKHINLHWKTHKEWGNLLQFEEHIPGQVLTGAIAKSLTDVYMTHRLSKLITSVIEDFYYYTDADEKEKILELTNWVMAGRDKNDLLVHKKEDPYQLLESLFIANIKDTVTIHYDSLVKFRLKVFRDYIIHYVGLAIDEYKREEEHQEFINMLRGYIARREPSVSAVYLLQGDTFSFFKENGKPFSNTELRTLMQKEPLYLVGLDESELNLSPLIAMAPKKIYIYGDDPSDPKTLTVINVFQERVIFEPLHQFPFVYFTKKG, from the coding sequence GTGGAATTATTTATTGAGTCAGATAAAGAAGTTATTCGGTTCTGTGAAAGGATGCGACAGCATAACAAACACATTAATTTGCACTGGAAAACTCATAAAGAATGGGGGAATCTTTTACAATTTGAAGAACATATACCTGGTCAAGTACTTACTGGAGCAATTGCTAAATCGTTGACAGATGTTTATATGACACATCGTTTAAGTAAGCTAATTACATCCGTAATTGAAGATTTTTATTACTATACGGATGCAGATGAAAAGGAGAAAATTCTTGAATTAACGAATTGGGTGATGGCAGGTAGGGATAAGAATGATCTGCTCGTTCATAAAAAAGAAGATCCCTATCAATTGCTTGAATCCTTGTTTATCGCTAACATAAAGGATACTGTCACCATTCACTATGATTCGCTAGTTAAATTTCGTTTGAAAGTGTTTAGAGACTACATTATTCATTATGTTGGACTTGCTATTGACGAATATAAACGAGAAGAAGAACATCAGGAATTTATCAATATGCTCAGGGGATATATTGCACGGCGAGAACCTTCTGTATCCGCGGTTTATCTTTTGCAGGGAGATACATTTTCCTTTTTTAAAGAGAATGGTAAACCATTTTCGAATACGGAACTGCGTACTTTAATGCAAAAAGAGCCACTGTATCTTGTTGGGTTAGACGAGAGTGAATTAAATTTATCACCATTAATAGCAATGGCGCCCAAAAAGATTTATATATACGGGGATGATCCGTCTGATCCAAAAACATTAACCGTTATTAATGTTTTTCAAGAAAGAGTTATCTTTGAACCGCTCCATCAGTTTCCATTTGTTTATTTTACAAAGAAAGGGTAA
- the rplT gene encoding 50S ribosomal protein L20, producing MPRVKGGTVTRKRRKRVLKLAKGYYGSKRTLFKTAKQQVMKSGQYAYRDRKQKKRDFRKLWISRINAAARLNDMSYSKLMHGLKVAGIDINRKMLSDLAIHDEKAFTQLVTKAKEALK from the coding sequence ATGCCACGAGTAAAAGGTGGAACAGTAACGCGTAAACGTCGTAAACGCGTGCTTAAATTAGCAAAAGGTTATTATGGTTCAAAGAGAACGTTATTTAAAACTGCAAAGCAACAAGTTATGAAATCAGGTCAATATGCATATCGTGACCGCAAACAGAAAAAACGTGATTTTCGTAAACTGTGGATTTCTCGTATTAATGCAGCAGCTCGTTTAAACGATATGTCATATAGTAAGTTAATGCACGGTTTAAAAGTAGCGGGAATTGATATTAACCGCAAAATGCTATCTGATCTGGCTATTCATGATGAAAAGGCTTTTACACAACTAGTAACAAAAGCAAAAGAAGCATTAAAATAG
- the infC gene encoding translation initiation factor IF-3 has translation MNVNEKIRAREVRLIDANGDQLGVKSRQEALEIAQKRNLDLVLVAPNAKPPVCRIMDYGKYRFEQQKKEKEARKKQKVINVKEVRFTPGIGDHDFETKLKNARKFLQKGDKVKAAVRFRGRAITHKELGREVLDRFAEEVKDIATVETKPKMEGRNMFMMLAPLNEKQ, from the coding sequence ATGAATGTTAATGAGAAAATTCGTGCCCGGGAAGTACGATTAATTGACGCCAATGGAGATCAACTTGGCGTGAAATCTCGTCAAGAGGCTTTAGAAATTGCCCAAAAAAGAAATCTTGATCTGGTCCTTGTTGCACCAAATGCCAAGCCCCCAGTATGCCGGATAATGGATTATGGAAAATACCGGTTTGAACAACAGAAGAAAGAAAAAGAAGCACGGAAAAAACAAAAAGTTATTAATGTGAAAGAAGTGCGGTTTACCCCTGGAATTGGCGATCATGATTTTGAAACAAAATTAAAAAATGCACGGAAATTTTTACAAAAAGGTGATAAAGTAAAAGCTGCAGTCCGCTTTCGTGGACGTGCGATTACTCACAAAGAATTAGGACGAGAAGTTCTGGATCGATTTGCTGAAGAAGTAAAAGATATTGCGACCGTTGAAACAAAACCGAAAATGGAAGGTCGTAATATGTTTATGATGCTTGCACCTTTAAATGAAAAACAATGA